A region of Selenomonadales bacterium 4137-cl DNA encodes the following proteins:
- a CDS encoding phage tail family protein: protein MSLVLDKNGNQYTLPTWLVLDGEPFSIRRDTVNKAFGHGSIMTADGKVTERELVLRTEEASELFATRAAYEAAVRALTTALMRGPQKLVVDGLYFYNIETLADFDNPFVNGWASKMSEFEIPLLATDPFKYALTETTVTEEITESPTTFTVTNAGLEVSPVITITAAATNSSMSLVNTSDGSRTMGYTDTLFTSGASVVFDGVEGTVKRGAVNTINNFGGSWLRLLAGANSLTYTGAACTISLAYRERWL from the coding sequence GTGAGCCTCGTACTTGACAAAAACGGCAATCAATATACTTTGCCCACCTGGCTAGTTCTAGACGGGGAGCCGTTTAGCATTCGCCGCGACACCGTTAACAAGGCATTCGGCCACGGCTCCATTATGACCGCTGACGGCAAAGTCACCGAGAGGGAACTGGTACTGAGGACGGAAGAGGCCAGCGAGCTCTTCGCCACCCGAGCAGCTTATGAGGCGGCCGTGCGGGCGCTTACCACGGCCCTCATGCGTGGCCCGCAGAAGCTCGTCGTCGACGGACTGTACTTCTACAACATCGAAACGCTGGCCGACTTCGACAACCCCTTCGTCAACGGCTGGGCCAGCAAGATGAGCGAATTTGAAATACCCCTGCTTGCGACTGACCCGTTCAAGTACGCTCTTACCGAGACGACGGTCACCGAGGAGATCACCGAATCGCCGACCACATTCACGGTCACCAATGCCGGGCTTGAAGTATCCCCGGTCATCACCATCACGGCCGCCGCCACCAATTCCAGCATGTCGCTGGTCAACACCTCCGACGGCAGCCGAACGATGGGCTACACCGATACCCTCTTCACGAGCGGCGCGTCTGTCGTCTTTGACGGCGTCGAGGGCACGGTTAAGCGGGGCGCCGTCAACACCATCAATAACTTCGGCGGATCGTGGCTGCGGCTGCTGGCCGGCGCCAACTCCCTGACCTATACCGGGGCGGCCTGCACCATCAGCCTTGCCTACCGTGAGAGGTGGCTGTAA
- a CDS encoding DUF4376 domain-containing protein — protein MIFAIFADPTPGQENVPGNCIWGPSTLPPWGSGWKHPDTWPAGLRDDLPDDWRPTPALDALKAAKWEAVKAERDRREAGGFEYLGNIFDSDPTSVIRLTVAVAAARSAISAGQTGLSFAWTLQDNTVATLSVDEFIGLPLALAANANDLHQHARVLRERIYAATTAEEIQAIPDW, from the coding sequence ATGATTTTTGCAATATTCGCTGATCCGACTCCTGGCCAGGAAAACGTCCCAGGCAACTGCATCTGGGGGCCATCAACATTACCGCCTTGGGGTAGCGGATGGAAACACCCTGACACATGGCCGGCCGGCTTGCGGGACGACCTGCCCGACGATTGGCGGCCAACGCCGGCGCTTGATGCGCTTAAGGCGGCGAAGTGGGAGGCGGTCAAGGCTGAGCGTGATCGGCGAGAAGCCGGCGGCTTCGAGTATCTGGGAAACATCTTCGACTCCGACCCGACAAGCGTTATCCGCCTCACCGTCGCCGTCGCCGCCGCGAGGAGCGCGATCAGCGCGGGACAAACCGGCCTCTCGTTTGCGTGGACGTTGCAGGACAATACAGTCGCCACGCTAAGCGTCGACGAGTTTATTGGGCTGCCGCTGGCGCTGGCGGCCAATGCAAACGACCTCCATCAACACGCCCGGGTGCTTCGGGAGCGGATCTACGCCGCAACGACGGCCGAGGAAATCCAGGCGATACCTGATTGGTAG